The segment aatttgtttgatattttaGACTGATTTGTGTAAAGGAATTTTAAGTTTTAGGTTTTGTTATTAGTTAGTTATCTGTTTATTCATTTTGAAGGTtatcttagttttttttttgtttcttttgttttgtgGTTGGGTGGGGGGAGTTGgatagcatgaaagaaagaggTCAACCCAGATAATTTGTAAAGGAAGTGAACAGAACTGATGTAAGAATGAGAAAAAGTGCAGGTGCTTATTATTCATTTGAATTATTGGGCCGATCTCCAGAAAATTGGCCCTTGACTAATCAATACCATGACTAAACATGTATTATTTTCTCTAAGATATCCTACCAAACAACCACATAAGGTTCGGTATGTGATAATCCcatgtttttctttaaataacaGTCCTGGAGTTTTGAATTTTTGCCTTGAAGACAGAACATCTTAGCATATTAAGTTACGTTTTGTCCTTCTTTGGTTGTAAATTTACTGGTTTTGGGATGATTTGTCAAAACATAAGAAGAGTTGCACTGATTTTGGATGATGCAGCTTCAAGATCCTGAGGTAGACATCCACAAGGAAGGCAAATACCTTATGCTTGCTGTTCAGGAACTGGTTTCAGGAGATCAGTCTGAGGGCAGGTTTGTGTTTGGTCGTGAAAACAAGAAGCCTAAAGATTCTGACGCTGATAGATTTACAAGGGACGGGACAAACCCAAAGAGTTTGTTGCAGACGCTACTTATGAGGGCGGGTCACTCCCCTCCCAAGTACAAAACAAAGCATCtaaaaacaaatgaatttagGGCACTTGCAGAGTTCAAGGGAATGCAATTTGTAGGTAAACCAAAGAGAAACAAAGCCCTTGCAGAAAAGGATGCTGCAATAGAAGCACTAGCATGGTTAACTCAAACATCTGACAAGAATCATGGTGAAGATGATAAATCTCCTCCTGATGTCACCGATAACATGCTGAAGCTTCTTGGTAAACGCAGGAGATCAAAGCGTCGCTGAGGTGATAAGACTAATTGATtgtaggcataatacataaatatgccctttaacttggcttcgaaTTACATTTATGACCTTCAACTTTGGatttgcacaagtagacacttaaatttgtataaagttgaacaaatagacacacatgtcctatatgtcattttttttatcctatCTGGTGTTCTACGTGTATTGTGCCATGTAGGACTCGtgtgtttgtttatttaaaagttggatagttaaagtgcatGTTTGTGCATTACGAAAGTtgaaggtcaaagttaaaatttgaagtcaagtatAATGTCTTGATTGTAATTTGAGAACGAATAGTCATGGGTGTAGGGCCTTTCAAAATGAACAATGCAAGTGGACAAGGAAGCATTTACATGTAACTTATTATTCTCAAATCTACtatagaaaaaaatactttaaaaattgtattcttttacatcatagattaacatgtatacatatttaatataaaataactatTATAAATAGTATCAATCTATATCTCAACTATATAAAtattagtatattaaaatataagatGTATTATCTTTAGAAACTTGcattaaaatgtaattaatagGAATATACGTAACCAAGACTATTAAAAGAAGTGTACATAAGAGCAGGGGCGGACTCATATGGCTTGGTAAGGGTGCACGTGCACCCgctaacttcaaaaaaatgatgtatatatatgtatatctatctTAAGAAACTagcaaaaaaaagatataattaacAGTGCAAAACATAAATGTGCTTTTGTGCAGTTGGTATAAGCTAGTGATGTCACTTACAAGACTCGGGTTTAAACCCTACTTAGATGTTATGGAGCTACTCATACTTTGGTCTAACTCAGTCTCCGGGAGGATTTCTCGAGTTCATATAAACAAATTACCACTCTATTCCTCAATCGATGTGAGACTCTATTCCACTCTAATATTGACTATAAATTCTAGTATCCATAAAAATATGGCACTCGGCTCTGCTTTAACTGCAATTGATTCATGTCCGTAACTTGGATCTAACTCAGTCTCAGAAACTAGCTTGTGACGGGTGGATTTCTCGAGTCCATATAAACAAAGGGCTTCACCAGTTTATTCTTCAACTAATTCACCGTACAGTAACCACTCGGAACTCAGATTTACTTGAGAAACTTGTTACAAACATGAAAAGCTACAATTGAAACCAAAAATTCTGAAGGAGTAAATCATGTTGAACATTTTACATACACTTCATTCCTACTTCTAAGTTTGTAATTCATTAAATACAATCAACTCTTCTTTCCTTCTGCTAGCTGCAACTTATATCAGCTGATGAATCAGAGTCTCTTATCTTTATAACAACAATCAGTAGTGGTGTAAGCTGCAAAATAGTACTAGTcctttattctttttgaaattgaacCATCGTTTTCATCATCGATCATCTAAGCCCCTGAGTGAAGCTTCATTCTCCGTAAAGATATGTATGCTAGAAGCCGATAGCCAAACACCATAGCTAGTAATGTACTTACTTCCTTTACACCATTGCCTACTTTGATCCCATCCACCCAATCATTTTTCTCCTTGTATTGAACTTTTAGTAGGAGTTTGTACGTTTGATAGTTATATGATAAGTATCTTAGCCATGATATGAATACCGGTACTTCCTGCAGATCATTTCAAAAATCATGTATCAGTAATTGAACTGATATGGAGGCAGGGAAAAAGAGGAGAGAATGCTTTTGTCGCGTCTTGATACTGAGATGAGACTTGACCTACACTCGATGCCTTAACTTCTATCGAGCAAACCAGGTAAACATATCTAACCATATAACCATGAATGTGCATGTAGCACTTTTATGAGAACATTCATGTATGCAATAACAACATACTCGGTGTAATCCCATGTTTGTGGAGAGTAGGATGTAAGCAAACCTTAATCCTTATCCTTAcctcgtggaggtagagaggttgttttctAAAGACCCTCGGCTCTAGTGGCGGAGCCAGGATTTTTACTAAGGGGtttcaaaatatgaagaagtaaaTGCACTAAAAAAAGCGTTGAAGGgggttcaacatctactatatatacatcaaATATAACTACAAATTGTTACCTTTACGAAATATCCACCAGCTAACATGAATGTCATTACTGTTACTGATGCCAAAGTTGTTGCCTTCTTTAAATCCATTAGTGTAGCCCCGATTGCTAGTCCTAATCCCTGGAAACAATGAATTGAGCAACGATTATTATTGAAGTTACCAATGCAAGTGAGTTAAACATTACGTTAGAATTGAACAAAATGGAATACCTGAGCTGCTACGATGCAGAGGAAAGTCGTGAGAACGGTTAGGAAAAAGGCACAAACATCATGTTTCAAGCCTGCCATGAAGTAAACAACTAAGATAAAGAGTACTGGCAGTATAAGATCCAAGGGGATGTCACTGGTGGTTCGCGCCAAAAAATACGCGCTTAATCTGTACATATCAGCAGATCTTTCTTTATTCAGCATTGCCCTTTCTTGTGGAAATGTGAAGATTGCTGTAAATACTGGAAAAAATCCCCAGAACACCGCGATAAAGAACAGTAGCCCCGCCTGCAATGAAGTTCCACTGTTATGATAATCGGTTGTAAATGTGCTACTAGTGCTTTATTATAAAGGTTTCGTAAACGTTTCAGTTAGCTTCTTTAGTACCATGGACCGAAGAATGGTCAGTTGAACACCCTTTGTCGGAAAATTGTACTGTGTATATATGTCAAATACCTGTTCTTGCATATGTTTAGGACTATCACCACCAGATTGCCACCACAACATCCCTAAGATAACTGCAGTTGCAACAACTTGAGTGATTCTCAACCAGCTAAAATAATCGTGGCGTCGTTCTTTAAGTCCTCTCCAGAACAATATGGAGTATTGTGTCCACCAGCTTGCTCCCCATTCTCTCTTTGAGGTAACTACTTTTGACTTCAATTCCTCATCAATCATCATGGGAGCCAAAAGTTTCTTTTTTTCGCTCTCAGCAACTCGCGTTTCATATGCTTCCACTAGATACTGTTAAAAATCGAAAAAGAAAATAcagtgaggattcatatagtcGACCCAAGCTTGTTGTAGATTGAAGAAGATTTGTTGTTGATatattgttttgaaaaatagttGAGCTCTTTCTATGACTTAGTTGTGTTCCAAGACATAGAGGTGATCTATCTGGTTCTCTGCATTTTTTATATGTAAAcgactctccaaaaatgttgttgCACCTGTGTCGGATCCTCCAACAATGCACTATTTATCGAGGATACGACATGAATCCATCAACATTTTTAAAGAGATCGAGCAAAGAAGGCCGAAAAACTCAAAAAGTCAAAAAGGAGcagaaaacaaaaattagattttatgCTAAGTGATAGGttgagttattttttcctctgaGATGATTAAAAAACTTATGTACTTGAGGATGAAAAACGTAAGTTGCTCGGATTCTTTCAAAATGATGCTCCCCCCATATCAGATCATCCAAAATTCGACAATGCActatttttggaggatccgacatGACTAGTttaatgtaccaaaatgtcctttcatgttgatgtgtGGAAAGTTAGAACGAAAGAGTTGTCAAAAAAATGGAAAGAGACATACATTCCTTTTGAAACGGAAAGtaagataaacaaattaaaacggaGAGAGTCGTAGAATTTACTCACCTCATGCACAATTGCTGGTGATGGCTTTCCATTCCTTGTTTCAGTATCTGAATTCCCAATCTGTACTTTGTCCTCCAACTCTGATGGAACGGAAACATCGTTTAAGTTTCCGTTCGCGAGATCCAGCAGAAATTCTGCTGGATTCATTGATATCAAAGGTGTGCATCCTATAGTTGAAAAATAGTCCATTGCCTCAGATGCCTTCCCAAAGTAAAGTAAACTCCCTTTGCCAAGAAGAATCAACTTATCAAACTTGTGGAAAAGTCTACTAGACGGTTGATGGATCGTTGTGATCACCGTCTTTCCAGCCTATAACCACAGCATTGTAAGGACATATAACTCGTGCTATGACGATATCTAAGATGAAAACACAGAGAAAGTCATACCTCAGCGATATCGTGTAGTATCTCAACTGTCCTTAAAGCTGTCGTTGAATCCAAACCGGATGTGGGTTCGTCGAGGAACAATAAGGAGGGGTTGATTATGATCTCATTTCCAATACAGACGCGTTTTCTTTCTCCTCCTGATACTCCACGAACGAAGGAGCCACCGATCATTGTATCTTGGCATCTGTAAAAACATCACATTCCTTATTCAGCTTTCACAACATGAACTCAGTAAGCTACCTTTTTCTTAGAATTCAGAACTCATAAACTCAAAATCATGGTTCCGTCTCTGATCACATGAAGAAACAATTAGTTACCTCTCTAGTCCTAGCTCGTATATCACATCGATGGCTCGTTTTTGTTTCTCCTCCTTCGTCAGTTTCTTTGGTAGTCGTAGGCGTGCTGCATACGTTAATGTTTCTCTCACTGTCAAGTGAGGAAATAGTATATCATCTTGAGTCACAAATCCAATCCTGCCAAGAATTTCACATTCATATGTTACATTCGAGTGAAAGAAAATCAATCGAATCCTTCAAAAATGCACTACGTCCCGGAGGGATCCACTAGGGTTGGTGAAATGTTTGCTATGTTGCTCACGACTCTCCAAAAACGTTGTAGCGCCTATGTTAGATTCTCCAAAAACAAAATGTACTAATTCTAGAGGATCCGACAGGCATCAGTCAACATTTTTTTctagagtccgagcaacatagtcACTTGATGAATATTGTCTATATATGTTGTTCAGACTCTCACCAAAAACGTTGTCGCACCTATGTCAGATCCTCCGAAAATTAtctacttttggaggatccaacaTCATACCAGTcaacatttttgaagaatccGAACAACATAGTCACTTGATGAATATTGACTATAAATATTGTTcagactctccaaaaatgtttCCGTGCTATGTCAGATCCTCCAAAATGCACTAATTCTGGAGGATCCGTGCATCACACCAGTCGATATGTTGTTGTTCAGACTCTCTAAAAATGTTGTCACACGTATGTCAGATCCTCCAGAAATGCACTTATTCTGGAGGATCCAACATCACACCAGTCGACATTTCTGAAGAGTCTGAACAACATAAAAGACCCGCCTACTGAATTCCGGAGTGTAATTCAATCACCTGCTCTTTAAATGCTTTGAATATGGTTGTTCATTGTAAGTGATTGAACCTCCTGTTGGCTCTTTCACCCTCCCTCCAAGCAGGCTGAGCAACGTCGTTTTTCCGCTACCGGAAGGTCCCATCATGGCTAAAACTTCCCCTGGATCAACAGAACCACTTATTCCTGTCAAAATTTCCTTCTCTCTTGTTGATGTTACACCTTTGATAACCACCTTGTAACATACCTCAGTAAACTGCataatttttgtgaaaataagTAACTTGGCAATAAGTTCATACaatataattaactaaagtTTCAAAATAACACCTATACCGAAATTTACGCCCCTCGTGTATGTTGCCCTGTGAGCAGTGGCGGATCCAGGATTTTAAAATAACTGCATACTATATACTCTATTATGTGGTACATTTTTGTGCAACACTTCTTCTAGGGTTGTTAAAAGAGTTAAACGATCAAAAACATACCCGAACTGTTGTTTTTTCACGAGTTTTCACCCCTCCAACTATTGGTTCTTTCCTTTTCCTATATGAACTACGATCATCTATGTATTAAAACACACTCAACAATCGATTGTTCCCTTTTCCTACCTGAAAGGGAATAACTGATAGTTGAAGTGTGTTTTGATACATAGATAGTGATAGTTCAGAAAGTAAAAGGGAAGAACTGATAGTTAAAGTGTGAAACTCGCGAAAAAATATGTTCAGATGTGTTTTCGACCTTTAAGGGGGAGGGGAAGTCTTGTACAAAAATACCTCGTGAAATTAGATTTTGTACAAGACTGAACCTGATATTTAAAGGATCGCTTCGTAATATTAACCTCCCTCCTTTTGCCTGTCCAAATACATAATAGTACCCAATCAATTCGTATTTCCAATAGGCGGTGTCAGAAATTTCACTAAGGATTTTCACGATAACATACactactaataaaaaaaattgatattagtGACCATAGACAAATATTGTAACTAAACAACAAAAGTCGTCACTAAATagttatatatcaaaaaattaagtCAGCTACGAGCAATTTAGCGATAAATTAGCAACAAAGTTCATAGCTAATTctaattgcaatttttttatgttagtgACTATTtgacctatatatatatatatacacacacgtATTACTATAATTTTTCAGTAAAGAGCGTTCAATTGATTACCCTTTCGTCTATTTAGACCTAAaccaaaaaattcaatttttttttttatgaattttataataaCTTAGGTTCACACCTTGAGATATATTGGTAAGGTAGGTTCTGCTTGAATCTTCATTTTTCTTGTGCCAGCTTCAATATCTTCAGCTGCAATaagtacataaatatatatatatataataaaagtcgtaatcaaaatttgaaatttatcgaTACATAACTACTTAATGTAACAATAACTCGACTCATTGtcaaatatttacatatatttagtCGATTTCTCAATAAATAGCAAAACTATTAAATTCATTTAAACTCACATACACGTTACTTTCCTACTAGCACAACGTTAATAGTTTGATTCGATATGAAATTTGTGCTCTTTAATATGTCAGAAATATTTTTGTGGCTATAGAAATTTatcaataacaaaatataaggTTTTAAAACTATAATAGGTTTTTAGTTGATTAAATTACTACCTTCCtaataattatacatttaacCAAATACatgttgaaaaatgaaattttgcaaCTACATGTACTTAAATGAAGCAGTGTGACAATCCTTGTGAGGGCATGATATATTAACATTACGAATAAATAccttttcattcttaattagaaATCGATCGATCTCAACTTCAAAAAGTATATAaagtttcttttctttatcaaCATTTTACACGATTCGATATAATACGTCCTAACATAAACCTAGTCAAATTTTAATACGAATACCAAAAACAGATTGAGATATCTCACAAAAAGTTATTAgtcatgataataatataaaaagtaaaaatacattttttgggatttttttttttttgctttaataattgctatgataataatataaaaagtaaaaatacattttttggtttttttttttttgctttaataATTGCTATATCCCATTCAACTCTATCAAAAGTAATGTATGTGCACAAAGTGGGCACCATGACAAGACTTAAAACCAACCAACTTTAGTGTAATTTTCCTATTTAAACCAACAAAATTGGCAACACACATTATTTGAACAAGTGTCTAATTGATAATTGTGGAGGATGACAACTTTTGTAGGCCAAAAACTTATCCCATTATTAATAAGTGGTCAATATTTgaaaccaaaaaatatatatatttgaatataagttgaaaaaaaaagtgtttggatataatatcaattattgatttcatataaaaatattaaaatttattcctatggatatattttttttgtttattaaagtaattaatgAAAGAAACTTTTCACTATGGACCTCATATGACTATCATAAAAAAGTAGGGGGTCCACTTTTCACCAGTTTCTTACTTTAGGGAcctctagaaaaaaaaaagtcagtGTGGCAGTGGTTAATATTGACCCATGCACATGAAATAGGCTAGGTCATGGCTTTTTGGCTTTCCAAGTATATTCGTTTTTGAGTtcgattaattcaaatttttattatttagtttcgTTTTGAGAATAAAGCACTTATAATCAGGACGGTTTTATATATAAGGCTTGAATCAAAAAGTGTACGCGAAAAGTCTCATTTTGATGAGGCTAATGATACACTCATATACTAGAAGATGACACACGATTTAATATCTAGGGCTCGAAATTCGAATATGAGAAAAACGATACTGATCTTTGGGTTATACAAATTAATTTGAGCTGGAAAGTTCTAGTTCGATGTATGTGAATACTAAAGTACTTCTATCGTAGACATAACTTTATATTTAGGATTCAAATCTGAAAACTCTTATTAAGAACAGGAGAGAAATTATCACTTCATCACGACATTTCGTGATTTAGGTTGAACTTCTAATCTCTTTTTTCTTCCCATTTCTTGAACCAATCATTTGACTATTTTTAAGCCTTgaacattattaattttttgatttgtttcCTACTAAATGCTATATAACTACttatagtaaatattttatatttttattgtgtaTAGTGATGGCTTTAATTATCTATACATGCCCTCAAGAgaaggaaaacaaaaagaaagtaaagtttTTAAATATGGCAGCCTGTTGAGAGGATGTATGTGAATTGACACAAATACCCTTACACATGAAGggttatgaatatttataacCAAGAAATCTCTTTGTTAACAAGGGTATTTATGTCTTTTTGAAATGATTGAACTTTTTGTGGTGCACAAATTAAAGAATGTTGGCAAAAATATGCCAATAATTTCAACTTTCCTTTTttcttggaaaaaaaattaaagattttaaaaataaatatttacttaccAATATCATCATCGTCACTAAAGGGTTTCATATCCGCGATCTCATCTGAGGGCACCGTGAAGCCCGTAAAAGAGAAAGATAAGCCCAAGCTGGCACTAGAGGCGCGGCTCAGGGCCGCGCCACTACTGACTTCATCTAGGTCAAACTTCAATTGAGCACTTCTTGACTTCCTAATGTGTGTGTTATTTCTACCTCCGCCACTGCGTCCTGGGGATGCACCCGTCAATCGTCTGCTTGACTTTCTCGATAACGTCTCCGGCCCTCCTCCTCCACCCGCCACGTCACCGTTCATCGGCGACGACTTTGTCCCTCCTCCCATTGCTGCTGAAATTGCTTCCACCAATTGATCTGACTTTGTACGTAGTAAA is part of the Solanum lycopersicum chromosome 1, SLM_r2.1 genome and harbors:
- the ABCG1 gene encoding ABC transporter G family member 22 isoform X1, encoding MMDKPSTTSLLRTKSDQLVEAISAAMGGGTKSSPMNGDVAGGGGGPETLSRKSSRRLTGASPGRSGGGRNNTHIRKSRSAQLKFDLDEVSSGAALSRASSASLGLSFSFTGFTVPSDEIADMKPFSDDDDIAEDIEAGTRKMKIQAEPTLPIYLKFTEVCYKVVIKGVTSTREKEILTGISGSVDPGEVLAMMGPSGSGKTTLLSLLGGRVKEPTGGSITYNEQPYSKHLKSRIGFVTQDDILFPHLTVRETLTYAARLRLPKKLTKEEKQKRAIDVIYELGLERCQDTMIGGSFVRGVSGGERKRVCIGNEIIINPSLLFLDEPTSGLDSTTALRTVEILHDIAEAGKTVITTIHQPSSRLFHKFDKLILLGKGSLLYFGKASEAMDYFSTIGCTPLISMNPAEFLLDLANGNLNDVSVPSELEDKVQIGNSDTETRNGKPSPAIVHEYLVEAYETRVAESEKKKLLAPMMIDEELKSKVVTSKREWGASWWTQYSILFWRGLKERRHDYFSWLRITQVVATAVILGMLWWQSGGDSPKHMQEQAGLLFFIAVFWGFFPVFTAIFTFPQERAMLNKERSADMYRLSAYFLARTTSDIPLDLILPVLFILVVYFMAGLKHDVCAFFLTVLTTFLCIVAAQGLGLAIGATLMDLKKATTLASVTVMTFMLAGGYFVKEVPVFISWLRYLSYNYQTYKLLLKVQYKEKNDWVDGIKVGNGVKEVSTLLAMVFGYRLLAYISLRRMKLHSGA
- the ABCG1 gene encoding ABC transporter G family member 22 isoform X2, with amino-acid sequence MMGPSGSGKTTLLSLLGGRVKEPTGGSITYNEQPYSKHLKSRIGFVTQDDILFPHLTVRETLTYAARLRLPKKLTKEEKQKRAIDVIYELGLERCQDTMIGGSFVRGVSGGERKRVCIGNEIIINPSLLFLDEPTSGLDSTTALRTVEILHDIAEAGKTVITTIHQPSSRLFHKFDKLILLGKGSLLYFGKASEAMDYFSTIGCTPLISMNPAEFLLDLANGNLNDVSVPSELEDKVQIGNSDTETRNGKPSPAIVHEYLVEAYETRVAESEKKKLLAPMMIDEELKSKVVTSKREWGASWWTQYSILFWRGLKERRHDYFSWLRITQVVATAVILGMLWWQSGGDSPKHMQEQAGLLFFIAVFWGFFPVFTAIFTFPQERAMLNKERSADMYRLSAYFLARTTSDIPLDLILPVLFILVVYFMAGLKHDVCAFFLTVLTTFLCIVAAQGLGLAIGATLMDLKKATTLASVTVMTFMLAGGYFVKEVPVFISWLRYLSYNYQTYKLLLKVQYKEKNDWVDGIKVGNGVKEVSTLLAMVFGYRLLAYISLRRMKLHSGA